GGCGGCCTCCTCCGCCCCGGTGCCCGCCGGTCCGGCGGTCCCGGGCCCCGGGAGGTTGCCCCGGCTGGTCCTGGCCGGCCGGGACGTCACCGCGCAGGTCGCGTTCGTCACGCTCCTCGTGGCGCTCGTCGCGGTGGCGGCGCTCACCTCCGACACGTTCCTGACCCCGACCAACCTCACCAACCTGCTCAAGCAGATGGTCACCACCGGCCTGCTGGCGTACGGCATGCTCGTGGTGATCCTCACCGGCGGCATCGACCTGTCGGTCGGGTCGGTGGTGGCCTTCTCCGGCATCATCACCGCCGGTCTCGTCTCCAGCCTCCCCATCCCGATGGCGACGATCGTGGGCGTCGCCTGCGGGATCGGGTTCGGGCTGGTCAACGGCATGCTGGTCGCCCGGTTCGGGCTGGCGCCCTTCGTGGTGACCCTGGCGGCGCTGACCACCGTCAGGGGACTGGCGTTCGTCTACTCCGAGGTGCCGATCACCCCCGAGGACCCGGCGTTCCTCACCCTCGGCTCGGCGATGGTCGGTCCCATCCCGCTGAGTACCGTGATCATGCTGGCCGTGTTCATCGCGGGCGGCCTGTTCCTGACCCGCTTCCCGGCCGGGCGCTCCATCGTCGCGATCGGCGGCAACGCCGAGGCCGTAAGGCTCGCGGGCATCAACGTGCGCAGGCACGTGATCCTCGCCTACACCATCAGCGGCGCGTGCGCCGGCCTGGCCGGCGTCATCCTGGCCAGCCGGGTGGGCATCGCCCAGCCGAGCGTCGGGGTGGCCTTCGAGCTCGACGCGATCGCCGCGTGCGTGATCGGCGGGGCGAGCCTGGCGGGCGGGCGCGGGTCCG
This region of Streptosporangium sp. NBC_01495 genomic DNA includes:
- a CDS encoding ABC transporter permease — protein: MTGQPAGPARTSASTAPNPKGAASSAPVPAGPAVPGPGRLPRLVLAGRDVTAQVAFVTLLVALVAVAALTSDTFLTPTNLTNLLKQMVTTGLLAYGMLVVILTGGIDLSVGSVVAFSGIITAGLVSSLPIPMATIVGVACGIGFGLVNGMLVARFGLAPFVVTLAALTTVRGLAFVYSEVPITPEDPAFLTLGSAMVGPIPLSTVIMLAVFIAGGLFLTRFPAGRSIVAIGGNAEAVRLAGINVRRHVILAYTISGACAGLAGVILASRVGIAQPSVGVAFELDAIAACVIGGASLAGGRGSAKATFGGVLVLVLINNLLNLYGVQSFWQQVLKGLIIIAVILVQRANQVRT